In one Corynebacterium bovis DSM 20582 = CIP 54.80 genomic region, the following are encoded:
- a CDS encoding ATP-grasp domain-containing protein translates to MSVLLVDPFSSGSHYHGLLRDRGLTYHCVRTRRALDSGLADGATVPHLAVDDATVDDLEALVQFSREHGVGTVVTGAESGVPVAEALKVELGLASPDFGEHGRRFWDKDLLYSTLRDAGVRVPRRFGVLTAGDVAAGRDRDVLAGVDYPAVTKPDVGAGSVGVRIVDDAAGAADAVRSIVSAAGFFGGTVPAAIVQEYVRGREYVVDTVSHRGRHHVIAVCTYDKHPSSTGAMVYDRIRWLDGDAPDTTRLTAYAGQVLTALDHREGSVHMEVILDDRGPCLIDLGVRPHGAGHPVKTHALTGSSQLHAEVDIAAGAGLPDTPGYTLTAPAAIEFLSLDRPGTVRADARPEELLDRDVVRGGSIAARPGASYPETQSFLDSEALGLVFVDSVDEATLLENAARLRADFAAMVDPA, encoded by the coding sequence ATGTCCGTCCTCCTCGTCGACCCGTTCAGCTCAGGAAGCCACTATCACGGTCTGCTGCGTGACCGTGGCCTGACGTACCACTGCGTGCGCACCCGCCGCGCCCTCGACAGCGGCCTGGCCGACGGCGCCACCGTGCCGCACCTCGCCGTCGACGACGCCACCGTCGACGACCTCGAGGCCCTCGTGCAGTTCAGCCGGGAACACGGCGTCGGGACCGTCGTCACCGGAGCCGAGTCCGGCGTGCCGGTGGCCGAGGCCCTCAAGGTCGAACTCGGCCTCGCCTCCCCCGACTTCGGTGAGCACGGACGGCGGTTCTGGGACAAGGACCTGCTCTACTCGACGCTGCGGGACGCCGGGGTCCGCGTCCCCCGGCGGTTCGGCGTGCTCACCGCCGGGGACGTCGCGGCGGGGCGCGACAGGGACGTCCTCGCCGGCGTCGACTACCCGGCCGTCACGAAACCCGACGTCGGGGCGGGCAGCGTCGGCGTGCGGATCGTCGACGACGCCGCCGGGGCGGCCGACGCCGTCCGGTCGATCGTCTCCGCGGCGGGGTTCTTCGGCGGCACCGTGCCGGCCGCGATCGTCCAGGAGTACGTCCGCGGCCGCGAGTACGTCGTCGACACCGTCTCCCACCGGGGCCGCCACCACGTCATCGCCGTGTGCACCTACGACAAGCACCCGTCGTCGACCGGTGCGATGGTCTACGACCGGATCCGCTGGCTCGACGGCGACGCCCCGGACACCACCCGGCTCACCGCGTACGCCGGGCAGGTGCTCACCGCCCTCGATCACCGGGAGGGGTCGGTGCACATGGAGGTCATCCTCGACGACCGTGGCCCCTGCCTCATCGACCTCGGCGTCCGCCCCCACGGCGCCGGGCACCCGGTGAAGACCCACGCGCTCACGGGGTCGTCGCAGCTCCACGCGGAGGTGGACATCGCCGCCGGGGCCGGCCTGCCGGACACGCCCGGCTACACCCTCACCGCGCCCGCGGCGATCGAGTTCCTCAGCCTCGACCGGCCCGGGACCGTCCGCGCGGACGCCCGGCCGGAGGAGCTGCTCGACCGGGACGTCGTCCGCGGCGGGAGCATCGCCGCCCGGCCGGGGGCGAGCTACCCGGAGACGCAGTCCTTCCTCGACTCCGAGGCGCTGGGGCTGGTGTTCGTCGACAGTGTCGACGAGGCCACCCTCCTGGAGAACGCCGCGCGCCTCCGCGCGGACTTCGCCGCGATGGTCGACCCGGCCTGA
- the rph gene encoding ribonuclease PH — translation MTDSGTTTATHAATPAVTRADGRATDELRPVRITRGFTDNPAGSVLVEFGSTKVMCTASVEVGVPRFKRDSGEGWLTAEYSMLPGSTHERMPRESMRGKVKGRTHEISRLVGRALRAAVDLRELGENTVMVDCDVLQADGGTRTAAITGAYVALADALDVLAERGVVPGTPLREPVAAVSVGVIDGVPCLDLPYEEDSRADVDMNVVMTAAGRFVEIQGTGEHAEFSRGDLTALLDLAEGGLRRIIDVQREALAAPRPGPGESVTTGTSATDGEAR, via the coding sequence ATGACTGATTCCGGAACCACCACCGCGACACACGCCGCGACACCCGCCGTGACCCGCGCCGACGGCCGCGCGACCGACGAGCTGCGCCCCGTCCGCATCACCCGCGGGTTCACGGACAACCCGGCGGGCAGCGTGCTCGTCGAGTTCGGCTCGACGAAGGTCATGTGCACGGCGAGCGTCGAGGTCGGCGTGCCCCGGTTCAAGCGGGACTCCGGCGAGGGCTGGCTCACCGCCGAGTACTCCATGCTCCCGGGGTCCACGCACGAGCGGATGCCGCGGGAGTCGATGCGCGGCAAGGTCAAGGGCCGGACGCACGAGATCTCGCGGCTCGTCGGCCGGGCCCTCCGCGCGGCCGTCGACCTGCGGGAACTCGGTGAGAACACGGTGATGGTCGACTGCGACGTGCTCCAGGCGGACGGCGGGACGCGCACCGCGGCGATCACGGGGGCGTACGTCGCCCTCGCCGACGCGCTGGACGTCCTCGCGGAGCGGGGCGTCGTCCCCGGCACGCCGCTGCGGGAGCCGGTCGCGGCGGTGAGCGTCGGCGTCATCGACGGCGTGCCGTGCCTCGACCTGCCGTACGAGGAGGACTCCCGCGCGGACGTCGACATGAACGTCGTCATGACCGCCGCGGGCCGGTTCGTCGAGATCCAGGGCACCGGCGAGCACGCGGAGTTCAGCCGTGGGGACCTCACCGCCCTCCTCGACCTCGCCGAGGGCGGGCTCCGCCGGATCATCGACGTCCAGCGGGAGGCACTCGCGGCCCCGCGGCCGGGTCCGGGGGAGTCGGTGACGACGGGCACCTCCGCGACCGACGGGGAGGCGCGGTGA
- a CDS encoding MFS transporter, producing the protein MTAPRGIGRDIWALSVATFINRATGFLGLFAAIFFSVTGMDPGTVVVALVVVGVAGVAGSVIGGQLADHVGKVPVLVGSTLVNVVLFTALALVDHALTGWVIALSAVSVLVSQAFVGPASALVAQSAEGPERVTRFAFYRIFINVGSIVAPALVGLIGRDHFPTLFWLSAVGSLIVPAVLVAGSRAGAGAGSRTAGDGEGTTAPSARDTPTTATTAQGGVDPSPTPRHRATLALPLVYAAMALTMVVYAQHQSAVPLRLDDEPGGVGLYSLLLIINPVIVIAVEFPLSMVTKRIPGHLALALGVVVMGTGVTVTGVFAGTAALAVAGWVLFSVGECVFAPMSNSYVAELSDASGQARAQGRLAAVQAVGSALGPGIGSWMLLVLAAGAWAGFLGLTVAAAVLVLAAAALAATRRGDPRRAAAATGTGAADADAASTCTADPHPREQ; encoded by the coding sequence ATGACCGCACCCCGTGGAATCGGACGCGACATCTGGGCGCTGTCCGTCGCCACGTTCATCAACCGGGCGACCGGCTTCCTCGGCCTGTTCGCCGCGATCTTCTTCTCCGTCACGGGCATGGACCCGGGCACGGTGGTCGTCGCGCTCGTCGTCGTGGGTGTCGCCGGCGTCGCGGGGTCGGTGATCGGCGGGCAGCTGGCCGACCACGTCGGGAAGGTCCCCGTTCTCGTCGGCAGCACGCTGGTCAACGTCGTCCTGTTCACCGCGCTCGCGCTCGTCGACCATGCGCTGACCGGGTGGGTGATCGCCCTGTCGGCGGTGAGCGTCCTCGTGTCGCAGGCGTTCGTCGGCCCGGCGTCGGCGCTGGTCGCGCAGTCGGCGGAGGGTCCGGAGCGGGTCACCCGCTTCGCGTTCTACCGCATCTTCATCAACGTCGGCAGCATCGTCGCCCCGGCGCTCGTGGGGCTCATCGGGCGCGACCACTTCCCCACCCTGTTCTGGCTCTCGGCCGTCGGGTCGCTCATCGTCCCCGCCGTGCTCGTCGCCGGCTCACGCGCCGGTGCCGGTGCCGGATCCCGGACAGCCGGGGACGGGGAGGGGACGACGGCCCCCTCCGCCCGCGACACCCCCACGACCGCGACCACCGCGCAGGGCGGCGTCGACCCCTCCCCCACCCCACGCCACCGCGCGACCCTCGCCCTGCCGCTGGTCTACGCGGCGATGGCCCTGACGATGGTCGTCTACGCCCAGCACCAGAGCGCCGTGCCGCTGCGCCTCGACGACGAGCCGGGCGGCGTGGGCCTGTACTCGCTGCTGCTCATCATCAACCCCGTCATCGTCATCGCCGTGGAGTTCCCGCTGAGCATGGTGACGAAGCGGATCCCCGGGCACCTCGCACTCGCGCTCGGGGTGGTCGTCATGGGCACCGGCGTCACCGTCACCGGGGTCTTCGCCGGGACCGCCGCCCTCGCCGTCGCGGGCTGGGTGCTGTTCTCCGTCGGCGAGTGCGTCTTCGCGCCGATGTCCAACAGCTACGTCGCGGAGCTCTCCGACGCGTCCGGGCAGGCCCGGGCGCAGGGCCGGCTCGCGGCGGTCCAGGCCGTGGGCTCCGCCCTCGGTCCGGGCATCGGCAGCTGGATGCTGCTCGTCCTCGCCGCGGGGGCGTGGGCCGGGTTCCTCGGGCTCACGGTCGCCGCCGCGGTGCTCGTCCTCGCGGCGGCCGCGCTCGCGGCGACCCGGCGCGGAGACCCCCGGCGCGCGGCCGCCGCCACCGGCACCGGCGCCGCCGACGCCGACGCCGCCTCCACCTGTACCGCCGACCCCCACCCCCGGGAGCAGTGA
- the murI gene encoding glutamate racemase, whose protein sequence is MATGTVAAVPGAAAGDGDGDNRPIGVFDSGVGGLTVCRTLVDQLPHESMIYIGDTANSPYGDKPLARVRALSTAIADDLVDRGCKMIVIACNSASSAFIRDARERYPVPVVEVILPAVRRAVASTRNGRVGVIGTTATITSQAYQDLFAATPGIEVTAAACPQFVPFIERGITSGRQLLGLAETYLEPLKDAGVDTLVLGCTHYPLLSAVIQLVMGDEVQLVSSAEETAKLTYRTLSENGLLADEGPGHRAELSFESTGDPHRFAQLAKRFLGPDVSGVSRIPGF, encoded by the coding sequence GTGGCGACCGGGACCGTGGCGGCCGTGCCCGGCGCGGCCGCCGGGGACGGGGACGGCGACAACCGCCCCATCGGCGTGTTCGACTCCGGTGTCGGCGGCCTGACGGTCTGCCGGACGCTCGTCGACCAGCTGCCGCACGAGTCGATGATCTACATCGGCGACACCGCGAACTCCCCCTACGGCGACAAGCCGCTGGCCCGCGTGCGCGCGCTGTCCACCGCCATCGCCGACGACCTCGTGGACCGCGGCTGCAAGATGATCGTCATCGCGTGCAACTCCGCGAGCTCGGCGTTCATCCGGGACGCCCGGGAGCGGTACCCGGTGCCGGTCGTCGAGGTCATCCTCCCGGCCGTCCGGCGCGCGGTCGCGAGCACCCGGAACGGCCGGGTGGGGGTCATCGGGACGACGGCCACCATCACCTCCCAGGCGTACCAGGACCTGTTCGCCGCCACCCCCGGCATCGAGGTCACGGCGGCGGCGTGCCCGCAGTTCGTCCCGTTCATCGAGCGCGGCATCACCTCCGGGCGGCAGCTGCTCGGCCTCGCGGAGACGTACCTGGAGCCGCTGAAGGACGCGGGCGTGGACACGCTCGTGCTGGGGTGCACGCACTACCCGCTGCTCTCGGCGGTGATCCAGCTCGTCATGGGCGACGAGGTGCAGCTCGTGTCGTCCGCCGAGGAGACGGCGAAGCTGACCTACCGGACGCTGTCCGAGAACGGGCTGCTCGCCGACGAGGGGCCGGGGCACCGCGCGGAGCTGAGCTTCGAGTCCACCGGGGACCCCCACCGGTTCGCGCAGCTGGCGAAGCGGTTCCTCGGGCCGGACGTCTCCGGTGTGAGCCGGATTCCCGGGTTTTGA
- a CDS encoding MBL fold metallo-hydrolase: protein MELLVLGCSGSLAGPRSPASGYLVRDTVTAGGHRVLMDIGPGVLAALQRHADPSSVDVALSHLHADHCLDFPSLLVWRRFHPTAPAVGRQRLVGPSTTALHLGRAGADHPDECDDFSDTFDLATWDETPTVTVGGLTLRACPAVHPTESYCLRVEDAAGNRLVYSGDTGPTPDLVDLATGADVLLCEATWGETSDGKVPDMHLSGRDAGEVASAAGVGHLVLTHIPPWVDPEDALRGARRTFDGRITLARPDLVVPVGEG from the coding sequence ATGGAGTTGCTTGTCCTGGGCTGCTCGGGCAGCCTCGCCGGCCCACGCTCACCCGCGTCCGGCTATCTCGTCCGTGACACCGTCACGGCGGGGGGTCACCGGGTGCTCATGGACATCGGCCCCGGGGTCCTCGCCGCCCTCCAGCGGCACGCCGACCCGAGCTCGGTCGACGTCGCGTTGAGCCACCTCCACGCCGACCACTGCCTCGACTTCCCCTCGCTGCTCGTGTGGCGTCGGTTCCACCCCACGGCACCGGCGGTGGGCCGCCAGCGCCTCGTCGGCCCCTCGACCACCGCCCTCCACCTCGGCCGGGCCGGTGCCGACCACCCCGACGAGTGCGACGACTTCTCGGACACCTTCGACCTCGCGACCTGGGACGAGACCCCGACCGTCACCGTCGGCGGGCTGACCCTCCGCGCGTGCCCGGCCGTCCACCCCACGGAGTCCTACTGCCTCCGCGTCGAGGACGCCGCCGGAAACCGGCTGGTCTACTCCGGGGACACGGGGCCCACGCCGGATCTCGTCGACCTCGCGACGGGGGCCGACGTCCTTCTCTGCGAGGCGACGTGGGGGGAGACCTCCGACGGGAAGGTGCCGGACATGCACCTGTCCGGCCGGGACGCGGGGGAGGTCGCGTCCGCCGCCGGCGTGGGGCACCTCGTGCTCACCCACATCCCCCCGTGGGTCGACCCGGAGGACGCGCTGCGCGGGGCGCGCCGGACGTTCGACGGGCGGATCACGCTCGCCCGCCCGGACCTCGTCGTGCCCGTCGGGGAGGGGTAG
- the clpS gene encoding ATP-dependent Clp protease adapter ClpS: protein MTSPAAPAAPVATPGTETTPETASSPDLPWVCICWDDPVNLMSYVTYVFQTVLGFSRKKATELMMEVHTEGKAVVTSGARDKVESDAKKLQVAGLWATIQRTDG, encoded by the coding sequence ATGACGTCACCAGCCGCACCCGCAGCCCCGGTCGCGACCCCCGGGACGGAGACCACCCCGGAGACCGCGTCGTCGCCCGACCTGCCGTGGGTCTGCATCTGCTGGGACGACCCGGTCAACCTCATGAGTTACGTGACCTACGTCTTCCAGACGGTGCTGGGATTCTCCCGGAAGAAGGCGACGGAGCTCATGATGGAGGTGCACACCGAGGGCAAGGCCGTCGTCACCTCCGGGGCGCGGGACAAGGTGGAGTCCGACGCCAAGAAACTCCAGGTCGCCGGGTTGTGGGCGACGATCCAGCGGACCGACGGCTGA
- a CDS encoding ATP-dependent DNA helicase has product MSRGSETGGGRSGGGVVDLLDRAVAAVGGAPREGQRRMTTAVAAALEGDSHLAVQAGTGTGKSLAYLVPSLRHAVQAGERVVVSTATIALQRQLVERDLPRVTDALAEGLGRRPTFAILKGRNNYLCLNKINGMPDPVDDAEALLDPSAVSRVGSQVARLHEWAEETEDGDRDSLARGVVDQAWRQVSVASRECVGASRCPFGDTCFAERARATAAEADVVVTNHALLAIDALSDQPVLPEHEVVVVDEAHELERRITSVATAELSGAAVAVLARRCAKVGPEGCSDALTEAGDTWVSAVEHVGDAAVGRWTSVPPDLHAPLVALQDALWRTRLSLTGRGGAGAAGGGTGSGGDAADASRTAEIHACTAALEELHDTVVRVLDSSPVAAGGAGAAGAATTAGSPGSGADTTSPAATPGDADSLWGEDVVWLSGDAHRRTVRVAPLSVADVLRRRLFSRRSVVLTSATLALGGRFAAMLATWGLSADACRTMDVGSPFDPARHGILYTARHLPAPGRGGPTPEAVDELARLVNAAGGRTLGLFSSRRAAEEMAAQIRQVSPYPVLCQGDDALGALIDRFRDEEQTCLFGTLSLWQGVDVPGPSLSLVVMDRIPFPRPDDPLMQARKEAADSAGRNGFMEVAATHAALLMAQGAGRLLRSVTDRGVVAVLDPRLSTARYGRFLRASMPPFWPTEDAGTVRGALRRLVGPESGTGGPAAT; this is encoded by the coding sequence GTGTCACGGGGTTCTGAGACCGGCGGGGGCCGGTCGGGGGGTGGGGTCGTCGACCTGCTCGACCGGGCCGTCGCGGCCGTCGGCGGCGCCCCCCGGGAGGGCCAGCGGAGGATGACGACGGCCGTCGCCGCGGCCCTCGAGGGGGACAGTCACCTCGCCGTCCAGGCGGGGACGGGCACGGGCAAGTCCCTCGCCTACCTCGTGCCGTCGCTGCGGCACGCCGTGCAGGCCGGGGAGCGGGTCGTCGTGTCGACGGCGACGATCGCGCTCCAACGCCAGCTCGTCGAGCGCGACCTGCCCCGGGTGACCGACGCCCTCGCGGAGGGCCTCGGCCGGCGGCCGACGTTCGCGATCCTCAAGGGCCGGAACAACTACCTGTGCCTCAACAAGATCAACGGCATGCCGGACCCGGTCGACGACGCGGAGGCGCTGCTCGACCCGTCGGCGGTGTCGCGGGTCGGCTCCCAGGTCGCCCGGCTCCACGAGTGGGCGGAGGAGACCGAGGACGGCGACCGGGACTCCCTCGCCCGGGGCGTCGTCGACCAGGCGTGGCGCCAGGTCAGCGTGGCGTCCCGCGAGTGCGTCGGGGCGTCCCGCTGCCCGTTCGGGGACACGTGCTTCGCCGAGCGCGCGCGGGCCACGGCGGCGGAGGCGGACGTCGTCGTGACCAACCACGCGCTGCTCGCCATCGACGCCCTCTCCGATCAGCCGGTGCTGCCGGAGCACGAGGTCGTGGTTGTCGACGAGGCCCATGAGCTGGAACGACGCATCACCTCCGTCGCGACGGCCGAGCTGTCCGGCGCGGCGGTCGCCGTGCTCGCCCGCCGGTGCGCGAAGGTCGGGCCCGAGGGGTGCTCCGACGCGCTCACCGAGGCCGGGGACACGTGGGTCAGCGCGGTCGAGCACGTCGGTGACGCGGCGGTCGGCCGGTGGACGTCCGTGCCGCCGGACCTCCACGCCCCCCTCGTGGCGCTGCAGGACGCCCTGTGGCGGACGCGGCTGTCCCTCACCGGGCGGGGCGGCGCGGGGGCCGCCGGCGGCGGGACCGGTTCCGGCGGCGACGCGGCAGACGCCTCGCGCACGGCGGAGATCCACGCCTGCACCGCCGCGCTGGAGGAGCTGCACGACACGGTCGTGCGGGTGCTCGACAGTTCCCCGGTCGCCGCCGGTGGTGCCGGGGCCGCCGGGGCCGCGACGACGGCCGGCTCCCCCGGGTCCGGGGCCGACACCACCTCCCCCGCCGCGACCCCCGGGGACGCGGACTCGCTGTGGGGCGAGGACGTCGTGTGGCTCTCCGGCGACGCCCACCGCCGGACCGTCCGCGTCGCCCCGCTGAGCGTCGCCGACGTGCTCCGCCGGCGGCTGTTCAGCCGGCGCAGCGTCGTCCTCACCTCCGCGACCCTCGCCCTCGGCGGCCGGTTCGCCGCGATGCTCGCCACGTGGGGCCTGTCCGCGGACGCCTGCCGCACGATGGACGTCGGCAGCCCCTTCGACCCCGCCCGCCACGGCATCCTCTACACCGCCCGGCACCTGCCCGCGCCCGGCCGGGGCGGCCCGACCCCCGAGGCGGTCGACGAACTCGCCCGCCTCGTCAACGCCGCCGGGGGCCGCACGCTCGGCCTGTTCTCCTCCCGCCGCGCGGCCGAGGAGATGGCCGCGCAGATCCGACAGGTCAGCCCGTACCCGGTGCTGTGCCAGGGCGACGACGCCCTCGGCGCGCTCATCGACCGCTTCCGCGACGAGGAGCAGACGTGCCTGTTCGGCACCCTCAGCCTGTGGCAGGGCGTCGACGTGCCGGGCCCGTCGCTGTCCCTCGTCGTCATGGACCGCATCCCCTTCCCCCGCCCCGACGACCCGCTCATGCAGGCCCGCAAGGAGGCGGCGGACTCCGCCGGGCGCAACGGCTTCATGGAGGTCGCGGCGACGCACGCGGCGCTGCTCATGGCGCAGGGGGCGGGGCGACTGCTGCGCAGCGTGACGGACCGGGGTGTCGTCGCGGTCCTCGACCCCCGCCTGTCGACCGCCCGCTACGGCCGGTTCCTCCGCGCGTCGATGCCCCCGTTCTGGCCGACCGAGGACGCGGGGACGGTGCGGGGGGCACTCCGCCGGCTCGTCGGCCCCGAGTCGGGGACGGGCGGCCCCGCGGCGACGTAG
- a CDS encoding DUF2017 domain-containing protein: MKPWTRKSGIMRGTRFQTVLEPLEREMLGDSAATISDHLMERVRTAPKDELSELTGMTPGHAEPPADPGLARLLPSFFREGDEEVEGEAALTRQLTETDIIREKLRNLRLIGDRLGPDGSVAVTLGPEEARVWLGAVNDVRNYHAAQLDRFREELGPDSEQVQAADNYLEWLGFHQDSLLTAMMGELP; encoded by the coding sequence ATGAAACCCTGGACGAGGAAGTCCGGCATCATGCGCGGCACCCGGTTCCAGACGGTGCTCGAGCCGTTGGAGCGGGAGATGCTCGGTGACAGCGCGGCGACGATCAGCGACCACCTCATGGAGCGGGTCCGGACCGCGCCGAAGGACGAGCTCTCCGAGCTCACCGGCATGACCCCCGGCCACGCCGAACCGCCCGCCGACCCCGGCCTCGCGCGGCTGCTGCCGTCGTTCTTCCGGGAGGGGGACGAGGAGGTCGAGGGCGAGGCCGCCCTCACCCGGCAGCTCACCGAGACGGACATCATCCGGGAGAAGCTGCGGAACCTGCGGCTCATCGGCGACCGGCTCGGGCCGGACGGGTCGGTGGCCGTGACCCTCGGGCCGGAGGAGGCGCGGGTGTGGCTCGGGGCCGTCAACGACGTGCGGAACTACCACGCCGCGCAGCTCGACCGGTTCCGGGAGGAGCTCGGCCCGGACTCCGAGCAGGTCCAGGCGGCGGACAACTACCTCGAGTGGCTGGGGTTCCACCAGGACAGCCTGCTCACCGCGATGATGGGTGAGCTGCCGTGA
- a CDS encoding nicotinate phosphoribosyltransferase gives MTHATDPSPSPDSRFHHGPGPRSSALLTDMYELTMLDAALRDGTAHRACAFEVFTRRLPNERRYGVVAGTARVLRAVRDFVFTPEQLAELDFLSPEALEYLRDFRFRGRIDGYREGELYFPHSPILTVRGTFAECVILETVILSILNHDSAVASAAARMVTAAAGRPIIEMGSRRTHEYAAVSASRAAYLAGFTATSNLEASARYGIPASGTAAHAWTLLHTTEDGPDEAAAFRAQVEAHGTDTTLLVDTYDITDGVRTAVEVAGTGLGAVRIDSGDLGVLARQVREQLDALGAYDTRIVVSSDLDEFAIAALRSEPVDSFGVGTSVVTGSGAPTAGLVYKLVEVEGVPVAKRSRNKSSQGGAKRAVRAVRATGTAVEEVAFPVDGDVPDLGVLRAVDLTVPLMVDGDLVDDLGTLDSSRALLAERLVSLPWEGLALSRDEPVLTVRVTGF, from the coding sequence GTGACTCACGCGACTGACCCGAGCCCCTCACCCGACAGCCGGTTCCACCACGGCCCCGGTCCGCGGTCGTCGGCCCTGCTCACCGACATGTACGAGCTGACGATGCTCGACGCCGCCCTGCGGGACGGCACCGCGCACCGCGCCTGCGCGTTCGAGGTGTTCACCCGCCGGCTGCCGAACGAGCGCCGCTACGGCGTCGTCGCCGGCACCGCCCGGGTGCTCCGGGCCGTCCGTGACTTCGTCTTCACCCCCGAGCAGCTCGCCGAACTGGACTTCCTCTCCCCCGAGGCGCTGGAGTACCTGCGCGACTTCCGGTTCCGGGGGCGGATCGACGGCTACCGCGAGGGCGAGCTGTACTTCCCCCACTCCCCCATCCTCACCGTGCGGGGCACGTTCGCCGAGTGCGTCATCCTCGAGACGGTCATCCTGTCGATCCTCAACCACGACTCGGCGGTGGCCTCCGCCGCCGCCCGCATGGTCACCGCCGCCGCCGGCCGGCCGATCATCGAGATGGGCTCGCGCCGCACCCACGAGTACGCGGCGGTGTCCGCCTCCCGCGCCGCGTACCTCGCCGGGTTCACCGCGACGAGCAACCTCGAGGCCTCCGCCCGCTACGGCATCCCCGCCTCCGGGACGGCCGCCCACGCGTGGACGCTCCTGCACACGACGGAGGACGGCCCCGACGAGGCGGCGGCGTTCCGCGCCCAGGTCGAGGCCCACGGCACGGACACGACGCTGCTCGTCGACACCTACGACATCACCGACGGGGTCCGCACCGCCGTCGAGGTCGCCGGCACCGGCCTCGGCGCGGTGCGCATCGACTCGGGTGACCTCGGCGTCCTCGCCCGCCAGGTCCGCGAGCAACTCGACGCGCTGGGGGCGTACGACACCCGCATCGTCGTCTCCTCCGACCTGGACGAGTTCGCCATCGCCGCCCTGCGCAGCGAGCCGGTGGACTCGTTCGGCGTTGGGACGTCCGTCGTCACCGGGTCCGGTGCCCCGACCGCCGGGCTGGTCTACAAGCTCGTCGAGGTCGAGGGCGTGCCGGTGGCGAAGCGCTCCCGCAACAAGTCGAGCCAGGGCGGGGCGAAGCGCGCGGTCCGGGCCGTCCGGGCCACGGGCACGGCCGTCGAGGAGGTCGCCTTCCCCGTCGACGGTGACGTTCCCGACCTGGGGGTCCTCCGGGCCGTCGACCTCACCGTGCCGCTCATGGTCGACGGCGACCTCGTCGACGACCTCGGCACCCTCGACTCCTCCCGGGCGCTCCTCGCCGAGCGCCTCGTCTCCCTGCCCTGGGAGGGCCTCGCGCTCTCCCGTGACGAGCCGGTGCTGACCGTCCGTGTCACGGGGTTCTGA